The proteins below come from a single Micropterus dolomieu isolate WLL.071019.BEF.003 ecotype Adirondacks linkage group LG05, ASM2129224v1, whole genome shotgun sequence genomic window:
- the ccl44 gene encoding chemokine (C-C motif) ligand 44: protein MFMLQMLTVISLTVILLASVEGKGVQMQRDVQCCMLYSQGKVRTKDVLRFEVQTEGPDCSIQAIILYTKKAVKCADPRDRKVKRLLRKLVQRQKNKAMWFPPHDNLPVMSEDKKDNWAVLSVE, encoded by the exons ATGTTCATGCTGCAGATGTTGACTGTTATCTCTCTGACTGTTATTCTCCTGGCATCTGTGGAAG GCAAAGGCGTGCAGATGCAAAGGGATGTCCAATGCTGCATGTTGTACTCCCAGGGCAAGGTGCGTACCAAAGATGTGTTGCGGTTTGAGGTGCAGACAGAGGGGCCCGACTGCAGTATACAAGCCATCAT TCTTTACACGAAGAAGGCTGTGAAATGTGCAGACCCCAGAGACCGGAAGGTGAAGAGGTTGCTGAGAAAGCTTgtgcagagacagaaaaacaaggcCATGTGGTTCCCTCCTCATGACAACCTGCCCgtcatgtcagag GACAAGAAAGATAACTGGGCGGTTCTCAGTGTGGAGTGA